From the Pomacea canaliculata isolate SZHN2017 linkage group LG14, ASM307304v1, whole genome shotgun sequence genome, one window contains:
- the LOC112554767 gene encoding UDP-glucuronic acid decarboxylase 1-like has translation MFRAFNYIPYRKMRVVFLLVGFAAIAAVIYASIPSAVTYQKRGLSGNNLHDELVFLEMKIRDLEQGKKKYPDVKFLTYKDRKRILVTGGAGFVGSHLVDRLMMEGHEVTVVDNFFTGRKRNVEHWIGHENFELLHHDIVNPLYIEVDEIYHLACPASPPNYMYNPIKTIKTSTLGTINMLGLAKRVRARVLLASTSEVYGDPEQHPQTEDYWGHVNPIGPRACYDEGKRVAETMCYAYNKQENVEVRVARIFNTFGPRMHMNDGRVVSNFILQALQNESITVYGDGTQTRSFQYVSDLVDGLMRLMASNYSLPINLGNPEEHTIMDFAQIIKNLVGGESRIVTKKPMQDDPQRRRPDITRANKYLNWEPKVPMMVGINKTIEYFRNELRRSRHSERNFHAPDYFQV, from the exons TGATATATGCCAGTATACCTTCAGCTGTAACATACCAAAAAAG AGGACTATCAGGAAACAACCTTCACGATGAACTGGTTTTCTTAGAGATGAAAATTAGAGATCTAGAGCAAGG aaagaaaaagtatcCTGATGTGAAATTCTTAACCTACAAAGATCGAAAGAGGATTTTG GTAACAGGTGGAGCAGGCTTTGTTGGGTCTCATCTTGTAGATCGTTTAATGATGGAAGGTCATGAGGTGACAGTAGTTGATAATTTCTTCACTGGCCGTAAGCGGAATGTTGAACACTGGATTGGGCATGAAAATTTTGAGCTTTTACACCATGACATTGTCAACCCATTGTACATTGAAG TTGACGAAATTTATCATCTGGCCTGTCCAGCGTCTCCTCCGAACTACATGTACAATCCAATCAAGACCATCAAGACTAGCACACTTGGGACCATCAATATGCTTG gcCTTGCCAAAAGGGTGCGAGCCAGAGTTCTTCTAGCCTCTACATCAGAAGTTTATGGAG ACCCAGAACAACATCCACAGACAGAAGATTACTGGGGTCACGTCAACCCCATAGGACCAAGAGCCTGTTATGATGAAGGAAAGCGAGTGGCTGAGACTATGTGCTATGCATACAATAAACAG GAAAATGTTGAAGTACGTGTAGCAAGAATATTCAACACATTTGGACCTCGCATGCATATGAATGATGGTCGTGTAGTCAGCAACTTCATCCTTCAAGCTCTTCAGAATGAGTCTATCACT GTGTACGGAGATGGAACACAGACACGCTCATTCCAGTATGTGAGTGACCTTGTGGATGGCCTGATGCGATTGATGGCCTCTAACTATTCCCTTCCTATTAATCTTGGCAATCCAGAGGAGCACACAATTATGGACTTTGCCCAAATTATCAAAAATCTTGTTG GAGGAGAGAGTCGCATTGTCACCAAAAAACCCATGCAGGATGACCCACAGAGACGAAGACCAGATATAACACGAGCTAACAAATATCTCAACTGGGAACCCAAG GTACCAATGATGGTGGGTATCAATAAAACGATTGAATACTTCCGCAATGAGTTACGAAGATCGCGACACAGTGAGCGGAATTTCCATGCACCAGACTACTTTCAGGTTTGA
- the LOC112554769 gene encoding FUN14 domain-containing protein 1-like isoform X2 — protein sequence MSHNNSEEEEGYEILDVSGSNHNALQKVLSDLIGPNQSVMKQVVVGSISGMLSGFLFAKVGKLAAGTLGGTVLLIQIAHHQGFIKINWDRVQETAEQARREIQRKTHHTYPSMARSVQEFVKNNVFLAVGFGGGFLCGMSF from the exons ATGTCCCACAACAATTCTGAAGAAGAGGAAGGCTATGAGATCCTGGATGTCAGTGGGTCAAATCATAATGCCCTTCAAAAGGTCTTGAGTGACCTGATAGGTCCCAACCAATCAGTCATGAAACAGGTTGTTGTTGGAAGTATTTCAGGAAT GTTGTCAGGGTTTCTGTTTGCAAAGGTAGGCAAATTGGCTGCAGGTACATTGGGAGGTACAGTCCTTCTGATACAG ATTGCACACCACCAAGGCTTCATAAAAATCAACTGGGATCGTGTACAGGAAACTGCAGAGCAAGCACGTCGTGAAATTCAACGTAAAACTCACCATACGTATCCAAGTATGGCACGCAGT gtGCAAGAGTTTgtgaaaaacaatgttttcctaGCTGTTGGATTTGGTGGTGGATTTCTTTGTGGGatgagtttttaa
- the LOC112554769 gene encoding FUN14 domain-containing protein 1-like isoform X1 has protein sequence MEVFRHTGRMSHNNSEEEEGYEILDVSGSNHNALQKVLSDLIGPNQSVMKQVVVGSISGMLSGFLFAKVGKLAAGTLGGTVLLIQIAHHQGFIKINWDRVQETAEQARREIQRKTHHTYPSMARSVQEFVKNNVFLAVGFGGGFLCGMSF, from the exons ATGGAAGtatt CAGACACACAGGGAGAATGTCCCACAACAATTCTGAAGAAGAGGAAGGCTATGAGATCCTGGATGTCAGTGGGTCAAATCATAATGCCCTTCAAAAGGTCTTGAGTGACCTGATAGGTCCCAACCAATCAGTCATGAAACAGGTTGTTGTTGGAAGTATTTCAGGAAT GTTGTCAGGGTTTCTGTTTGCAAAGGTAGGCAAATTGGCTGCAGGTACATTGGGAGGTACAGTCCTTCTGATACAG ATTGCACACCACCAAGGCTTCATAAAAATCAACTGGGATCGTGTACAGGAAACTGCAGAGCAAGCACGTCGTGAAATTCAACGTAAAACTCACCATACGTATCCAAGTATGGCACGCAGT gtGCAAGAGTTTgtgaaaaacaatgttttcctaGCTGTTGGATTTGGTGGTGGATTTCTTTGTGGGatgagtttttaa